The sequence gtcacatcataatgccccccttgcacgctatccttttttgataggcaatacaaagtagacaacttattcaagtagacatatatatgtatattcaagtagattataacatgctataacaaagtagtcaacttattcgtttatgtctattaaaCTGAATCAATTCTACTtcctaacacataacatgctaaattgatatgaaacatatgtctattcttgaatcagttacttcataaatagaacataaacaagccaacatatgtctcatcagcataactcatgttaaaatagaaaagaatcgggcaagttcatcattttcagctttaagagcaTCTAcacaggtcttagaagagtcagtacacgttgagttcgatgaaactaaccctgcaggaagagacatgcagctgactgaggatgatccacactcagctcccgctgaccaagaaacagccgctgagtcctTACCTCAAGGGCtggccaaaggtaaaagcgaaattcaaattgttttcactgaccaatctacacctgcagagattgttgaaacacaaccagcacaagacatcaatctaccaaaatagatcagaataccaagaggacactcagagagtgtcattcttgatgccgctgagaacaccctgatgacaagaaatcaactcaggagatatctcagcaacgtagcattcgtctcagttcaggaaccaaagaacttcgctgaagctgagcacgatgagttctggatgagtgcaatgcaagaagaacttgatcaatttagaagaaatgaagtatgagaCTTAGTGTCAAatccaagaagtcagaagaccataggaacaagatgggtcttccgcaacaagctggatgaacaaggaaacgtggccaggaacaaagcaagactcgtagctcagggctacagttagcaagaaggtattgactacggtgagaccttcgacctagtggcaaggctagaggctataagaattttatgtgcatatgcatcttatatgaattttaaattattccaaatggatgttaagagtgcattccttaatggagttataaacgaggaagtttatgttaatcaacctctagggtttgaggaccccaagttcccaaaccacgtttacaaactaaaaaaaggctctgtatggtctcaagcaagcaccacgtgcttggtatgagaggctgaccagttttctgctgactagaaactatgtcagaggaaaagctaatacaaccttattcattaagaggaagggtaaagataccctactggctcaaatatatgtggatgacattatttttggtgccactaacgagtcaatgtgcaaggaatttagtaagcagatgcagactgagtttgaaatgtcaatgataggagaactcaacttcttccttggacttcaaatcaaacaagggaaaaatggcatcttcataagtcaaactaaatatgctaaggagatattgaagaagtatgaacttgataattgcaagccaatatctacccctatgggcactgacactgtcctctgtgctgacgagaatggtaagtcagtagacagcaaattgtaccgaggtatgattggttctctactctacttaactgctagtaggccagatattcagttctcagtatattattatgctagatatcaatctaaccttaaggaatctcattacatagctgtaaaaagaatccttagatatttgcgaggctcagtgaatgcaggtttatggtatcctaatacttatgatttcacacttattggatacactgacgctgactacggatgagacaaacttgaacgaaaaagcacctcaagaggatgtcattttcttgggagttgtcttgtgtcttggttcagtaagaagcagtcgtcagtagccttgtcaaccactgaagctgagtacattgctgttggaagctgtgttgctcaagtcttctggattaagcaacagctagaagattatggtgttcagactaaaacaattgaagtcaaatgtgacaacaaaagtgtcattgacctatcaaagaactcaatccagcacagcaggatgaagcacgtcagcataagacatcacttcatcagagatcatgtactcaagggtgagatcaagctgacccatgtcccaatggatgagcagcttgctgatatcttcacaaagccactggttCGTGAGAAATTCAATGTACTTAGAGAAgtcattggtatgtttaatcctctttagtaaattccaagtataatatgtgatatatgcatgctgagttgattaccatgctgagtgatttatgctaagtcaattacatgctgagtagatatacacacTGAGTGGTTGTCTGAAACTGAGTGATTAAGCACACGACTTATTCCTTGCTTAGAACTGACTACTCGGAACATTAAACGTTTGGAATTCTTAACAttgagtaaagatccgttgcaaaatttaatgcaaaacacgcgaattaaatagccacctaggatgacgtaagcgcgataattagaaaacacatgcgccgaatgtgtaataaatgccagaatctttgtcgattgagtatctcgaggtcaaacggtcACCTCAACGCTACAGATCAACTCgatacctctataaatagtggatgaattcccacttttacctctttacgcttagaaatctctGGTATTCAACTACTcttctccaaaaaaaaaaaatttcccaaacttctcaaacttttctaagaatcatgacaaaagattctcagaatgtctgTGGTGGCGATTACGCCgataatcgctccgatgaaaaccctccacctcctgctcagcaggaacatAGAGAGACTCCCACAAATTCTCAAGAACCTGGTCAGCGTGACCATTCTAAGGTCACTACCCCAAGGAAGAAAACCCAGGCTGACCAAGCTGCCTCTTCGAGAGGGAAACAACagaaggacaagggtaagaaacCCATAGAGAGAACCTACTCACTGGTATACGAGAGTGTTAGGggatataaggttgaccactcccaCTGGTTCTCACAAGGATTCGTGAAAGCTGAGAAGCCtttttgtgagtggatctcaaagaaaggatggaccgagctgttctcaactCGAGAAGCCACCTACCCCGAGCTAGTAAAAGAGTTCTATGCTAACTTGAAAGTCGCCGATGATGatcgggactacatggtcaccaaagTACAAGGaaaggatatcttcatcaacccttcctaccttgcctcactgctcaaactgaaaaacgaaggagctagaCTCATGAAATCGGGTGATCAGGATAAAATTGATTATCCCATTTAGTTCTGCAAACCCGCTGATCACGTAGGAGAGATATCCAacacttccatgggtcagcatcagaagatggcccactacatcctgaccaacttcctcttccccaaaatcaactgcaccagctcagcaacgaactttgaacaatgtttcatttatcacatgctgaactaccagccgatcaatatgccagtctttATTATCGGTGGTTTTCAATGGagcactggaacccttaggttaggctccattattaccagaatcctcaaagatcacaaggtaagtttggttgaggaaatccacacctgGGGTACAGAAATCACTGCAGCCGCGTTGTTCGGCTTGGTCTACGACCAACCGATTGTGCCTAAGAAAGGGAAATGGGCCGCTATTCAGGACACTGAGGGGATGGTGACTCGAAAAGGAAAGAaggacagaaagaggaaagctgttcaaagcccttccaaagaagctgagtctCCACCGAAGAAGATTAAGTTTGTGTCTAGAGGAACTAAACCTCAAGTTCAACAAGGTCAGGTTGGACCTAAGTcagctaaggaaagaccaaggcaagttgagcctgaagaagagaaagaagacaCCCCTGAGCAACCActgcaaaagaagaaaaagatctCTTCTAGGTTAAGTCTTATTGATGTAGCCCCTCTTGGAGTTGTtatctctgaagactctcatTTTACGAGAAGTCGGGGAATTGTTCATGAGAACAACcccactgaccaagatgaagatgaactgggtggtcagtttgataaTGAGGAAACAGTGGATGATGAGCAACATGAgcctgagcaggttgaagaagaagaagctaagAAAACAGCAAATGATCCCACTGATCAAGGGGCACCTTCACCcactgactcaattgagtccattcctgctgacccctctcctcaaaagactaggagattaaggagacttaagaagaaggcaaatAAATCCCCGGTCATTGATCTTATGGATGACTCACCTCTGAGGGATCCGATCACTGACCTCTCAGCTATGCAGTTTAAGTTCTTCTCTAATCCcactgagtctccaccagagcaacaggaaaagcaagcctctgtttctaatcctaaggaacatgccgactcaactgctcctcaaaATCAAGTTAATTCCGAGGAAGtcctcgaagttcctgctcctcaacatggtgagctagctaaggaaatacctgctcaggtcagtgctAAAACACCTCAACCTCCTaaatccagtcagcttcagcctgactctgagcaagtaacaAATTCTACggatcatcctcttccacaaatACAAGTGCAGAATATTATCCAGTCAGCTTCTACTGGAAATCTAAACTCAAGACCAGtcgctgatcatgctggcacttctaaaATTGAGccgaaccaaacacctcctccatccggttctACTCATACTCCGGCAACTGGGCCCAATAATGATGGATCCTTCTCGTAtctgaatgcctctgagtctggtcgaagaattatTGATTCAGCTCAAGCTTtactccaggacctccatcaaacaaaTGCTGATGCCGCttgggtcagttcctgttgagccaactcagctttcgtctgtcactcagcttctcacagaaatcaaaggtcttaaggatcttctgagtgtcatgacttcacttcagtctcaacagcccaggtaGGAATCAATAaccaagctggccgaactccagctgactatGGTCAATCACTTGAACTCTCTTCAGGGTCAATTTCATTCTCTATCAGCTGCGAACACTatatatgcaacttctgctgaagttcatcaactcttccaccatcttcacactgagcaagccaAAACCAACCatcaactctcttcctcctcccaatgctccattgagcaaattagcgaggttgtccgtctactcaacttaagtaaggaagagatggaaactaaCCAACTCAAAACGAATGAGCTGCTGCAATACTCCAACTCCATCTTCAAACATGTGTGCCATTCAAATACTCAACATCAGTATTATGACTCGGCACTGCTtaaaatgtttcatcaagcctttgccatgctgactgacagTATCACTtgggttgggaagtctcaagaatacatattgagtatgctcagtgcctcggctATCAGGGTTTCTCGTGAAGTCTTGGATGATGGTATTCCTGTCTTTGATGGTATCAATGAAAGCACGCGCAAGCTTAAGGCATTTTCTGTccgattaactcgtgctgccctCGACAgtaccttcattcctcctcctcccgatgatgGTAAAAAGGGTGAGAAAGACCAAGTTGGACGAACTCAGCATACAGGGGAAGCATCCGAAAGTCAGCACAAGGACGAGGGAAAGGGACAAGCCAAACAGCATCCTGTCCAGATCAACTACAggaaaaaatagcttgactaggattgaTAGATTTGTGACTTTAAACTTGTAGTCTTCTCCTTATGtatttttgttgtgctgaccatctatacaaaactatgcatgcatctaccttttcataattgaccaatcttatgtgatgcttacttatgttttgtgataAACttaaacgcatcttcattaaatcaactgtgctaaTTGTCTACATTGCGTTATGATTGTTTGCTGTGTTGATCAATATGTTGACCTCTTCTTATATGTCCTCTTAACTAAAACACATTaaacaaagatatactcagcgctctctaatatctaaatcttccgcataaactgagttaaatagaata comes from Euphorbia lathyris chromosome 8, ddEupLath1.1, whole genome shotgun sequence and encodes:
- the LOC136202719 gene encoding pollen-specific leucine-rich repeat extensin-like protein 1 isoform X1, with the protein product MGQHQKMAHYILTNFLFPKINCTSSATNFEQCFIYHMLNYQPINMPVFIIGGFQWSTGTLRLGSIITRILKDHKVSLVEEIHTWGTEITAAALFGLVYDQPIVPKKGKWAAIQDTEGMVTRKGKKDRKRKAVQSPSKEAESPPKKIKFVSRGTKPQVQQGQVGPKSAKERPRQVEPEEEKEDTPEQPLQKKKKISSRLSLIDVAPLGVVISEDSHFTRSRGIVHENNPTDQDEDELGGQFDNEETVDDEQHEPEQVEEEEAKKTANDPTDQGAPSPTDSIESIPADPSPQKTRRLRRLKKKANKSPVIDLMDDSPLRDPITDLSAMQFKFFSNPTESPPEQQEKQASVSNPKEHADSTAPQNQVNSEEVLEVPAPQHGELAKEIPAQVSAKTPQPPKSSQLQPDSEQVTNSTDHPLPQIQVQNIIQSASTGNLNSRPVADHAGTSKIEPNQTPPPSGSTHTPATGPNNDGSFSYLNASESGRRIIDSAQALLQDLHQTNADAAWVSSC